The Pirellulales bacterium genome includes a region encoding these proteins:
- a CDS encoding DUF1501 domain-containing protein — translation MSIDHHYITRPVKARSNERLTIDMALPPVDRRGFLSWVASGLGGVALTNLLARGGYASAAPVPGEADDLPPHRAPRAQRVIHICLCGALSHVDSFDYKPALAKYHGQPLPADEKPDVFFGQVGLLRKNDWDFAQRGRSGLWVSELFPCIAEMADELTIINSMYAETSNHTPATFQENSGFRLNGFPVLGSWLSYGLGAETDDLPSFVVIPDVRGMPAGGTINWTNGFLPARHQGVVFRSTGTAIDDLTPAQPIDSAHERATRDLLNAMNRRHLEQRGADDALSARVRSYELAAKMQLAVPEVTTLDGETAATHTLYGLDRAESADFGRGCLLARRLLERGVRFVQLFSGGSFGNPRINWDGHEDMVANHGQEAPRIDRPVAGLLRDLRQRGMLDDTLVLFTTEFGRTPFTQSAADIIGKGRDHNQYGFSVWMAGAGLRPGTSYGRTDEFGYKAVENRVHWNDFHATVLHLLGIDHERLTFYHNGIRRRLTNVHGEVIPTILA, via the coding sequence ATGTCGATTGATCATCATTACATCACGCGTCCTGTAAAGGCGCGCTCTAACGAACGACTTACCATCGACATGGCACTGCCGCCGGTCGATCGGCGCGGGTTTTTGTCGTGGGTGGCGTCAGGCCTGGGGGGAGTGGCCTTGACCAACTTGCTCGCGCGCGGTGGCTACGCCTCGGCCGCGCCGGTGCCCGGCGAGGCTGACGATCTGCCGCCGCACCGTGCCCCTCGGGCCCAACGCGTAATCCATATCTGTCTATGCGGCGCGCTGAGCCATGTCGATTCGTTCGATTACAAACCAGCGCTCGCCAAGTATCACGGTCAGCCGTTGCCTGCCGACGAGAAGCCGGACGTGTTTTTTGGCCAGGTTGGCCTGCTGCGCAAGAACGACTGGGATTTCGCCCAGCGAGGGCGCAGTGGGCTGTGGGTCTCGGAGCTGTTTCCGTGCATTGCCGAGATGGCCGACGAGCTGACGATCATCAATTCGATGTACGCCGAAACGTCGAACCACACGCCCGCCACATTTCAAGAGAACAGCGGCTTTCGCCTGAACGGATTTCCTGTGCTCGGTTCCTGGCTGTCATACGGCTTGGGGGCCGAGACGGATGATCTCCCCTCGTTCGTCGTTATTCCCGACGTGCGTGGCATGCCGGCCGGCGGCACGATCAATTGGACCAATGGTTTCTTGCCTGCGCGGCACCAAGGTGTCGTGTTCCGCAGCACGGGCACCGCAATCGACGATCTCACGCCGGCGCAACCCATCGACAGCGCGCATGAACGGGCAACGCGCGACCTGTTGAATGCCATGAACCGCAGGCATCTCGAACAACGCGGCGCCGACGACGCCCTATCTGCCCGGGTGCGAAGCTACGAGTTGGCGGCAAAAATGCAACTCGCCGTTCCCGAGGTTACGACGCTCGACGGCGAGACCGCGGCCACACACACGTTGTACGGGCTCGATCGTGCGGAGTCTGCCGATTTCGGGCGAGGTTGCTTACTGGCAAGGAGACTACTCGAACGCGGCGTGCGATTCGTGCAACTCTTTTCCGGCGGGTCGTTCGGGAACCCTCGCATCAACTGGGACGGTCACGAAGACATGGTCGCTAATCACGGCCAGGAGGCGCCACGCATCGATCGGCCCGTGGCCGGTTTGCTGCGCGACTTGCGGCAACGTGGCATGCTGGACGACACGCTGGTGCTCTTTACCACGGAGTTCGGGCGAACCCCTTTCACGCAGTCCGCTGCCGACATTATCGGAAAAGGGCGCGATCACAATCAATATGGGTTCTCGGTTTGGATGGCCGGCGCAGGATTACGGCCTGGCACTTCTTATGGTCGCACGGATGAGTTCGGCTACAAGGCTGTGGAGAACCGCGTGCACTGGAACGACTTCCACGCCACAGTGCTACACCTGTTGGGCATCGATCACGAGCGGCTGACGTTTTACCACAATGGCATTCGCCGCCGCCTGACGAACGTACATGGTGAAGTGATACCGACGATCCTGGCCTGA